The genomic stretch GTTCATGCTGACATAATGAATCATGTATGTATATCTGTATTGTGTAAAATACAATAGTCAAATTTGTAATTTTTGGTTCCTATTATTTCTTGTTGAATAAATAAGTGATGCTGGCAATAGATAAAATGGGATTGGCTCTTGGCCCATTGCATGTTACTATTTGATACCACCATAGTTCTTTTATGCAAGGGAACAGATGTAGGAAATATTTACATATCACAAGATCTCTAGTTCATTTCTTGCCTAATATGctaattatcttttattttattcttatgaGGCTGATTAAATATTTCATTTCACAGTGGATTGATAAGGAAGTTTTGAAGTTACAAAAACTGATAGATCGAGCTAATGAGAAAGGATGGCGCAGAGAATATCCTTAGATTTAGGATAAAAAACATGGATGCATGCTTACCATGTATAACATAACATGCattcaattattttctttttaataactAGAAAACTTCATTTGACATTATTTAACCCTTGACCTTTTCTGGCTTCTACACTTTTTGCTTATATTGATGAAAGAGAAAAGCTTCGTACATCTGAAGAGCGAAAGCGCCTTCTTCAAGAGATTCCAACAGTGGTTGCTGATATATCTCAAACTAAGGTGAAGACTACCAATGGTCCACCTATTTCTTCAGGTTGGCTGCTTTCACATGGGCTTAAGTTACACATTATTTAAGCAAAGTATATGCATCTTCTTCTGgttaaattatgcatgttattatTGTAAATTGGTGGTACAATTTACAATATCTGTTGAGAGTTATAATAGTTATAATACGTATAATACCCATATAGTATGGGTGGCAGTTTGGTGGTGGCATATCTGTTGAGAGTTATAATAGTTGCCTTCCGCTTCTAAAAACTTTCGTCTGTATTATACTTTATCTTGAGCAACCATTACAGTCCTATAACCTTTTGTGTTTAGGCAGGTTTATTAACTCCTAGGTTTCATTtcttttgattcatcattttcaaGTGTTTCTTCAAAGtttgttggatctgaaataaacaaagtaaatgttaatcataaatttttactaaagatctattttattttttttatggagTTTCATCTATGGAATTATCAGAGGCTGATGGTGAATTTGTTGGCAGATGATGAATTTGTTGGATCTGGAATTTGAATGTGTTTTCACCTTCAGTATTCTCCTAATTCCAACTTGAAATTTTTGTTAATAATAAATTTGTCATTAAGGGTATTATATAACCGATATGTTTTAGATTACAAAGAATAACCAATTATTTTGTATTTTTCAGGTTTTTTATCGAGTTTATAACGATTTTGTGAATCTACCAAAGCATAAATAATACattcaaaaatttttaaatggTTTACCCTTGGCTTCATATCATGCAAAGCTTCACAAGGAGTTTAATTTAGAATAGCCCATATGGGTGAAATGTTGAATGTACAACAAGTAAACAAATTGTAAGCCCAAAATTGATTTGGAAGTTACATGCTGTTAAGCAAGTTTCTTGTCATTTCAACAACCATTCGATTCTTGTATTTGGCGACACCATTTTGCTTCTATGTATATGTTTCTATCAATTCCTTACAAATGTCATTTTCTTCTCAGAAAGCATTAaattcattagataaaaattcatcatCTTTGGCTATTTGAAATGTCTTTCTGCAACTACCACTTTGACTTTTCACAAATTCCTTGAATTTTCTTAAATTATCAAAGGTTTCAAATTtgtattttagaaaatataccaactcatgtgattataataataattaaataatagaaaatatcaACTTTTGCTAAAAGATTTTatgttcataggtccacatagctCAACATGAACTAATTCGAGACAATGAGTTGTGCTTTTACAAGATTTCTTCGTTTATTTGtcatacatcatgtacattaatTTTAGGCAATCTAAAAaggcaaaaataatttttttttgcctGAAAACTTTTAGCCCAAGTCTATATCTTAAATGACATAAATTAGACTTATTTTTTTTGACTTGCACATGCTATTTTCAGCATTTGAAACATCAAGTAAAAAATCTTGTTTTGAGTCATACaaacatttattataattaaaccAAATGTTTTTCTTTGTTTGATAGTGTATGAATCGTTGTCAAATGTAACTGCATATCCATCATTCCTGAATTGTCCCACACTTGGCATAGCCACAAGTTATGTGACAAGTtagaaacaaagaaaacattgCCAAGATGCTTTACCTTACCTTGACTAGTTTTCACCtcaactatttttttttcttcgacTTGGATTTGCTCATTATCACAAGGTCTAACTCTCTACTCTAAACAATGCCTAACAAATGATTAGAATATCcattattcaaaaatcaaatattatttgtGACATTATTAACTTGCAAGTGAGTCATGAACAACttgctattttcttttttttcttttacgtaTGTTTTATCTTTTCCAATAATATGCCTTTATGTGACTAAACTTTGTGCAATAATTGTGTTGAATTTCACTCTTATAATTTCCCAATAATCCTTGAACAAAAACTCATACGTTTCAGTATCTCTGAAGTCCGCCTTTCCTTGGAAATAAGAAATCTTTGACTTAAATTGGATAGGAACATATGAATATCTGTCAAATGAAAAGAGACATCATAAGCAACAGACCAATCAAACTGTCCAGAGTTCCTTTACAAAACATGAAGAACATTTCACATGACTGCTGCAACAAAATGTTCACAACTAATGCTGAAAGCTATGCAAACTTTGACTACTTTTGATTACTTTTGTTCATCATATCCGTCAAAGtaacctcttcctcttccatttcctgtgCACAAAATCCTGATCTTTTGAAGTGGAAGCCTGCCCTTGACTTGAAATGTCTTTTCCTCattttttttcaagtgaccttgCAACAAACCCATTAGTTCAAATGAAGAAGTGGTTTTTTTTTGcaacaatatgatcaaatttCAGAGTCAAGtttctcaaaacttttacaacaacaagatgatcatgatgatgttcatcataagatttcatttgtctAACAATTGAAGTCACTCGTGATGGAAAATCTTGAAccaatttattatttttcatgaacAAATTTAAATATCACGATGAATGGTTTGAAATTTTACTGTAATAACCTTCGATGAATCTTGaatttcattttgaagtatcaactaaACTTGCCTTGAGTAGTAGGTGAACAAACtattaaatgaagaaaaatagcTTATTAGATTTTTTACATGGAACAACGTTTCTGTTCTCTACTAACTCCCAACGTTTTTGAGACTTGAAATTTAAGACTTGAATAGAGTTTTTATCTTAATACACTAAAACTCATAGCATTTTCCCAAGGTATGGATAAGAGGTTGAGAAATGCTTATAGGTTTTCTATTAGATGTCATGATAATTTCCTAATTGTCCTGTTCAGCTTGAACTTGACTCTCATACCATAAATAATAGGGTTAGAAGAACAAGGAaacacaaaacaaaatattgCAAGTGTTTGAAAGAGATGCTACTAAACAAGAACACTAGTATGAAGCAATAAATAAAGCTTAGAACAAATCCTCAATGCTTGTTTCATGTTTCCAGTGCAAGATACTATTTATAGTACCTAATACTTAATTATCTTGCCCATGAACTTAGACTCTATTAGTTATAGGAACTGACTCATCATTGTTATACTACAAGGATCATGGGGTCTTAACTAAACCACTACATCATGTCAAGAGGAAAACTACTTAAGGTAGTGGTAGTTACCTTAGTATGTTAGCAGTAATTTCCCTCTTGACATGAAGAGGTAGTGTTGTCAAAGACACTCAAAAGTGCCAAGGTTTGAAAAACACCCAAGGTGCTCGgtggagcgaagcgaggcgcttacCAATAtaacaattataaaaaaatactattaagGATAAAAGCAATCGTTAAATAGAAATTACATAATATATGAgtttcatataattttttattcaaaagaTTGCCACCAAAACAACAAATTACATAAGATTAACCATCTATAAAAGTATTAAAGAACTCATGTTTTGTGTAACCATTGTTAAAGAACTCAACCATTAACCATTATTAACAAGAGTTAACCAATAGTTAATATCATTGTTATTAACAATAAGTAACTATTAACAATAAGAGTTAACAACGAgacaaaagataaataacaaggcTATACTGACAGAGTGTCTTTGCTGCGACACACTTATCTGCGTCGCGTTTTGTTGTCTTGTTGGCTTGGGATTGGATCCGACACATTATATCCTTCATCTTTTGCATGAGCTATGTGACTTGGGCAACAAGATTTGGCGATGCTGTTGGAGTACTTTATTGCATTGCATTGTCATCTCTTTTCGTCGACGATTGGTGTTGAATCTCCAAATCCTGAAGTTCACTTGAATTTTATATTCGTCGTAAACATGCACAGCTGAGGATCGactctctgataccacttgttctgTTTAGGGGAAGGATTTGGGGATCTTGATCCTTCCTCTGAGCGGATTTACGCTCTGTGGGAGGATTGATAGAGATGGTGGAAGAAGAGAAAACTAAaagggaaaaatgatcttgattgcttCTTGAAAAAAGAATATCTGATCATGTAATTACAAAAAGACTTCCTAAGTAACAAGCTTCGACTTCTTGAGCAATATCTCGGACTTCTAAATGGTTCTCTCTTGCTGTCACCTCTCTCTCAATTCCATGCTCCTATGGGGCTGCCAAACCATTTTATTTATAATTGTAGAGGGGGACGACTCTTACTAGAGAAGGATTCTCAATTGGAGTCCAACTCTTAGTCCCATGCGGGGGACTCTAGACTCATAATCAGTGAAGCCTTTTCACTTCGAGTGCAACTCCTAGTGATCTAGGAGGGATTGAATTGGATCTGATGCTGCTTGACCGAACTTGAGCCTGGGCCTGAATCTTTGGGCAGTGGCCGAACTTGGACTTCAGCTGGGTCGATCGTCTTTGGTCAAAAACCATCTTCACCTGCTGCCTTTTATGAACATTTTGAACTTTCCGATTTCTCACCTCTTATTCTGATTTCTCAAATTATGTTTTTTCCTGCCATATGCTGTCCTTATAACACAGCTCTACAACAAAAGCACTCTGGTTCATTTAGATGTTGCACAATGGAGCTGTTACTCATTGTTTTCCACTCTTTACATGAGAATATAATCTTTCTTCTATTGACCTGGTCTTTGTTGCAGAGTGCCAACTGCCAAAAGCTGCTGATGTCAATAATTCTGGCAGTGGTCATGTAATTGAAATCGAAGAAGACCATGGAGTtcaagattctaagataactgtCAATATGCGAATAAGCGACCACGTTGATGATGAAGACAAGACATGGCATTATGTTGACCCTTCTGGCAATGAACAAGGACCGTTTGACATGGTATCTCTAAGGTATTGGATGAGAGAAGGCTTTTTCGATGAAGATTTTAAGGTCTGGAAAACAGGCCAGTCAAGAGAAGATGCCATTTTGTTGACAGATGCACTCCGTCTATATCAATAGTATCTCCAAATTTCTCTATGTGCAATTTATTAAAGGAAGGTGGAGACTCTGCTTGGCCCAATTGTTTTATAGATTTCGACATCTATACCCAACGACATTTGTGAAAGGCAGGTGGAGATAGAAAGCTGCACATGTGTTTAGACCAATTTATTAAAGGCACTTGTGTTTACTGAAAGAAGTAGATTTTGCAGCTTGCAGCTGCTGTTGCTTTTGAGTCACTGCAGTATGCATAGGTCATCCTTTTAGATTGCAGTTCTTTCCAAGTCATGAGTTAATGGATTAGCAGTCAGAATTTGAATTTAAAGATTAATCAGGTGAGATTCAACTTTATCGAATGATTCATTGCATCCTAATATTGGTTTTGTAGATGAGTGCTTCATTGCAGTCTAAGCAACTGTTTGCAGAAAAGCTCCAGTAAGATGTGGAAGGCCATCTGGTAGCAGAGGTGATGATGTTTACAAGAATCTCACACGTGGAGTTAAGATTTCTAACACAAAATTTTCTCCATTTCAAGTGTTTTCACTAGCATAATTTCCCAAGCGTTTCAGCACGAAAATGAAGATTGTCATAATTTTGACAGAAGATGGAACGGTGTCTACTTTCTCATCATCATTCTCTTGTTGATTTGACTTGTGTCAAGTAAGAGCctcttcatatgattttattgctCAAATAATTTATCTTGATGCATTTGGATTTATTTCTTCAGGCTACTGGTTAAAGAAAACATGATACTGCCATAGTTTTCTTTTGGTATTGTGCAGTAGTAAATTTTTCTTAGTAACAGTTGAGAGACTTGAGTTCCATCCCTGATGTGCCAACTGCCAATGTAGATAAATTGTTACCTAGGATGATGTATCAGGAAATCTTTGTTGCTACCTAAACTTGTGCCAGATTATGAATTTGATTTGGTTAATCATTAGAGGGGGTTGCTTCCAACTTCATGCATAGTAAGTAGTAGGAGAAGAATGGTGTATTCAGGAATTAGCAAGTCGAGCATTATTTGTTTCCAAGATGAATCATTTTCTTCAGAGAAAGAGATGGAATCCACCATGGCAAACATCATCTCCATAACCAACCTTTTTCTTCTTACAAAAGGAAAATGATGGAGACTAGTTTTGATCCCAGAACTTTGTGATGATACGAAGTTTTTACCCATCAGGCTAGTTAGCACTTTATGATGAGTCTAGTATATCACTATTATATTAGTGTCCTGGTATAATTTTGATGAGTAGGTCGTGCCACTTGCAAGTCATACAAATGAGACTAGTTTTGATCCTAAAACTTTGTGGTGATATGACTAGTTAGCACCTTCTATTGGAACTTTGTGATAAGTGGGTTTAGTATATCACCATCGTATTGTCCAGGGAAAATTTTGATGAGTAATTTGTGACAACACTTGGAACTCATAAAAATGTTGGCAGTTGTATAACAAAAAGATACGTCAGGCTTTCAACCGTGATAAGTGGGTCTCGTATATCATCATTTGATTAATATTTAAGCaaaattttattatgataaaaagattaatctaaaaataaaaaaatatggagTTTGGAAAATCATGGAGAGACCAGTAGATAATATTTTCTTGGAAGGAAAAAATCGATTATTTCTCATATGATGGCATGCAAAGAtccaaaacaaactttgatcgtCTTAGCCAGGTGATGAAGTTTAGATGGATTGGTTTGGGGAAAGGATTTTGGTCTCTTGTGAGTACGTATATGTTTTGGTCTTTAGCGTTCTTAGACGCAACTCCAATGCATCCAAATCTCCAGTCTGTTGCCAACccttttgtctctctctctcgtcttcgATGAAACCacgcttcttcttccttctcttgaaaTCAATTCCTCCTTCCTCCGGCATCAAAACCCCTTTCCTTTGAAGCCCAAACTCTCATCTACTCCTTGTTCTCCGATTTCTCTACAAGAATTCCAGTCTTTAGCCGTCGCCAAATCCCACCTGTCGGCAATGCCGGTCCTCAAAATTCGATCttgtctcttcctcctcctgaTCTCCGCGCTCGCCCTCGAGGCTTCGGTTTCCGAGACTCCCTCCGCCTACGAGATGCTGGAGAAGTTCGATTTCCCCAAGGGAATCCTCCCCGAGGGCGTGAAGAGCTACATATTGAACGGGGATGGGGGCTTCGAGGTGTACCTCAGCGGGAATTGCGAGTTCAAGGTGGAGGGAGGGTACATACTCAAGTACGACCGGAAGATCACCGGGAAGGTAAAGTCGGGATCGCTGATGGACTTGAAGGGGGTGAGCGTCAAGGTCTTGTTCGCCTGGTTCGGCATCAACGAGGTGGTGAGGAACGACTACGATATCAGCTTCTACGTCGGTCCCCTCTCCGCCTCCTTCCCCGTCTCCAACTTCGATGAGTGCCCGCGATGCAGCTGCGGCTTCGACTGCGCCACCGCCCTGCCCATGGTGTCGTAAGCCTGCGGCTTCTTCTTGGGTAGttatcttctcctcttccttcttatgGATGTTAGTTCAAGATCTTTTGGGGTGAGTGTGTTGAAGGGAATAAGTTTCTGTAAGATTATGAATTAGACCAAAATCTTTTTGATCCCAAAATTCAATGGCATCAATAATTATTTAGTGTCGCAAACTTTTGCGATTCCTCAATAACAAACCCTAATTTCTCAACAGTTTAGATCTAATAAGTAAAGTTTTCTCTCCTTCGACTCATCTTGATAACttcgcttctatttcatattcctaATTGGGTCAGTGAGAACAAATCTCCATCAACATTCTTTTACTGTTCTTCGGGGAAAGGGTTGTGCTTTAATTTGCTGCTTATGTCATTGATGGTGGGTGGTCAGCAAAAGCTTTTCTGAATGATTTTAATCTTTGTGAATTGGTTCTATTATTTCCATCTTGTTAAGCAGTTGATGTCCAAGGCTTTGTGGCAACAGCATTTTCTTGGGTTGGGTACTTGTGATGTGTTTTGATGACTCTTAACTCTACTTCTGATAGTTCTTATAAATGTTGAAGTGCATAGATTATTGAAGATGCATGCACATGAATTTCACCCATTTAGATCTCAAAATTGTTTGGTCTTTTACTGTAAAATTGGTGCTGCAAATCATGAAGTTACACAGCAAATCTTGTATTATGCATCACTTCTTTGTTCTTGTATCTCCTTTTCCTCTTTGCTTGTAGATGGTTGGTTGCATTGCTTTGATATATCAATTCCATATTAATCCAAATGGTTACTGAACTTGTATTGAGATTTAAATCCTTATTATATCTCATGATGTTAGGTCACCCCTAACCCCAGAATAATGTTGGTTAAGAAAAAGTTCCTAGTCCCAAGTAATATGGTTAATGTGTTTATCAGGAAAATACTGTTCTAGCTTAAATCTTGATTCTTTAATTCTTCCATATTCCAATGAGTGTTACAGAAGATGACCCACTTCTACTGGTTTCTTCATGCTGCTCAACAAACTTAATTATTGAGCTTGTCTGTATCTATCAGAACCACTCTTTTTCATCATTTGTCTTCCAAAATCATGTGGCTTTGTCCAACAAATTATAAACCAATCAAAAGAGAATGATGGCCAGTTGTGTTCAATCTGTCAAAACTGTGCTGGTCCTTCAACAAATGAATTAGGATGACTGGTCATTGTGGTTTAGGTTTGACACATCCTACTCGATCCAACTCTTGGTAAACATATGAAGCTAAACATAAACCAGTGTGGGTTTTTCATGAAAACCTTCGCTTTGATTTCTCAAGATTAGAATATCTGATGTTCTACGAAAGGGTCTTCTCTCACAGTGAGAGAAAATAACGTAGAGCAAATCATGTTCTATCCCACCAAACCAACGCTATGAGTTGGTTCGGGATGCAGTTCACAACATTTATAGTAGAAGGGATAATAATTGTTTCAGTCACTGATAACATTATTAATTGGGGTGTTCAGGTTGAATTGAAAAATCTACCAAATCAAAACTAAACCTGAATTGAATTGGTGTAAAACCAATTTGATTGTTCTTTTTTAAAGACTATAAATGATTCTATTTTGAGGTACCCTTCTTGGGCTCAATTttatattaacatatatataattataaaagtaaaatatttaatcttatttatcctAACATTATTGATTTTATTAACAAAAGATATAGATCGAGTCAAAACTATCTTTTAGCTTATTGTTTTCGTACCATTTGTGACACTGATAAGGTCGACCATATTATTGTTTTCGTTGACCACCATTATAATAGTGATTTATGACATCATCCTCTATCACCAtcgataaaattatcttttttttattatttttatatcatttatgTATTTATTGTCACatgctatattttttttatgattatagaaatttcaatgtaaatttttttaaGCCTAAGGACTAGGATGCTAAAAATGTTTAACTATAAGAA from Musa acuminata AAA Group cultivar baxijiao chromosome BXJ1-3, Cavendish_Baxijiao_AAA, whole genome shotgun sequence encodes the following:
- the LOC103979164 gene encoding uncharacterized protein LOC103979164; the encoded protein is MPVLKIRSCLFLLLISALALEASVSETPSAYEMLEKFDFPKGILPEGVKSYILNGDGGFEVYLSGNCEFKVEGGYILKYDRKITGKVKSGSLMDLKGVSVKVLFAWFGINEVVRNDYDISFYVGPLSASFPVSNFDECPRCSCGFDCATALPMVS